Proteins encoded within one genomic window of Streptomyces profundus:
- the tmk gene encoding dTMP kinase, with product MTRAEQPQVVDPTPGATDEALAADSRDRARAALLRVPSLRRLWEAQFTSGIGDALALLVLVLLTAQAALHVSATGESLFGGEYRGLALAVTAAFAVRLLGTGLAGVLLLGPIAGLLGPTGALDRRWTMIGADALRAALLIVAPLWIDWVPDDAYIYVLLTILVTSVAERVWTTCRDSVAPALLPPPPPEGAAIRPLPDHHDALRRLWLRGGYLAIPVAAVTLVAAGLVSNLLATGLDWFDTHQSALASYVAAGYFAASISVLYFLRLPATESRRPVSPLEGLRRPAAGTTPDKGRTGAIPVLVLGCATVAAAIAAAGALGVLRIIEMGGGPVSFGLFTLGLTGGVVAGVRVAPHTLPALSRRRLFALAIALTGLGLFAVGLISDPATVLFTTAFTGALGGIAASTGHTLLDQETEEFRRARLTQHLHAVVRVAIALALVVAPLVAGLIGPHRVERGDFVLDHGGAAYTLVIVGVLLLPVAAIVLGRTDDRRGVPLRRDLTEAVRTVEPTTALAENGFFIAVEGGDGAGKSTQVEALAEWIRGKGHEVVVTREPGATPIGQRLRGILLDVASGGLSHQAEALLYAADRAEHVATVVTPALERGAVVITDRYVDSSVAYQGAGRDLSAVEISRISRWATGGLVPHLTVLLDVSPETARERFTEAPDRLESEPSEFHQRVRAGFLALAASDSGRYLVIDAGQDPESVTTAARHRLDQMLPLSEAELRAQEEARRKAEEEARRLAEEERKRKEEEERLERERLEEEARLERERQEELARLRAEEEERKRREEEERRRIEEARKAEEARLRAEEARRIAEEERRRREAEEQLRREEQERLRARAEEEARLRAQAEERRREKQRKAEEALLRAEEARLAAADNATTVQIPHAYPGPDKGEGKTAGTTTGTTDGKNDGKDDGKGGRPADSEETAVLPRPEDAADSDRTRQLPRIDEEPPAAPRRARPEWAEETPLDDVPTLADELLGPRPVVDEADEPEGDGGSRGRDR from the coding sequence ATGACGCGAGCAGAGCAACCCCAGGTTGTTGACCCCACCCCGGGCGCCACCGACGAGGCGCTCGCCGCGGACTCCCGTGACCGCGCCCGTGCCGCCCTGTTGCGGGTGCCGTCCCTGCGACGCCTGTGGGAGGCGCAGTTCACCAGCGGCATAGGCGATGCCCTCGCCCTGCTGGTGCTGGTCCTTCTCACCGCCCAGGCCGCCCTCCATGTGTCGGCCACCGGAGAGTCGCTCTTCGGCGGCGAGTACCGAGGGCTCGCGCTGGCCGTCACCGCCGCCTTCGCCGTGCGCCTGCTGGGCACCGGCCTCGCCGGCGTGCTGCTGCTCGGCCCGATCGCCGGGCTGCTGGGCCCCACCGGCGCCCTGGATCGCCGCTGGACCATGATCGGCGCCGACGCGCTGCGGGCCGCGCTGCTGATCGTCGCCCCGCTGTGGATCGACTGGGTGCCCGACGACGCCTATATCTACGTCCTGTTGACGATCCTGGTCACCAGCGTCGCCGAGCGCGTCTGGACCACCTGCCGGGACAGCGTCGCGCCCGCGCTGCTGCCCCCGCCGCCGCCCGAGGGCGCGGCCATCCGCCCGCTGCCCGACCACCACGACGCGCTGCGTCGGCTGTGGCTGCGCGGCGGCTATCTGGCGATCCCGGTCGCCGCCGTCACGCTGGTCGCCGCCGGTCTGGTGAGCAACCTGCTGGCCACCGGGCTCGACTGGTTCGACACCCACCAGTCGGCGCTCGCCTCCTACGTCGCGGCCGGCTACTTCGCCGCCTCGATCTCCGTCCTGTACTTCCTGCGGCTGCCGGCCACCGAGTCCAGGCGCCCCGTCTCCCCGCTGGAGGGCCTGCGGCGCCCGGCCGCCGGCACCACGCCGGACAAGGGCCGCACGGGCGCCATCCCGGTGCTCGTCCTCGGCTGCGCCACGGTCGCCGCGGCCATCGCCGCCGCCGGCGCGCTCGGCGTGCTGCGGATCATCGAGATGGGCGGCGGCCCGGTCTCCTTCGGGCTGTTCACGTTGGGCCTCACCGGCGGCGTGGTGGCCGGCGTGCGGGTGGCGCCGCACACGCTGCCCGCGCTCTCCAGGCGGCGGCTGTTCGCGCTGGCGATCGCGCTGACCGGTCTTGGCCTCTTCGCCGTCGGCCTGATCTCCGACCCGGCCACCGTGCTGTTCACCACCGCGTTCACCGGCGCGCTCGGCGGCATCGCCGCCAGCACCGGGCACACCCTGCTCGACCAGGAGACCGAGGAGTTCCGGCGCGCCCGGCTCACCCAACACCTGCACGCGGTGGTCCGCGTCGCCATCGCCCTGGCGCTGGTCGTCGCCCCGCTGGTCGCCGGGCTGATCGGCCCGCACCGCGTGGAGCGCGGGGACTTCGTCCTCGACCACGGCGGCGCCGCCTACACCCTGGTCATCGTCGGCGTGCTGCTGCTGCCGGTGGCCGCGATCGTGCTCGGCCGCACGGACGACCGCAGGGGCGTCCCGCTCCGCCGGGACCTCACCGAGGCCGTCCGCACCGTCGAGCCGACCACGGCGCTCGCCGAGAACGGCTTCTTCATCGCCGTCGAGGGCGGTGACGGCGCGGGCAAGTCCACCCAGGTCGAGGCGCTGGCCGAGTGGATAAGGGGCAAGGGCCACGAGGTCGTCGTCACCCGGGAGCCCGGGGCCACACCGATCGGCCAGCGGCTCCGCGGCATCCTGCTCGACGTCGCCTCCGGCGGCCTCTCGCACCAGGCCGAGGCCCTGCTCTACGCCGCCGACCGCGCCGAGCACGTGGCCACCGTGGTCACGCCGGCGCTGGAGCGCGGCGCCGTCGTCATCACCGACCGCTATGTCGACTCCTCCGTCGCCTACCAGGGCGCGGGCCGCGATCTGTCGGCCGTCGAGATCTCCCGCATCTCCCGCTGGGCCACCGGCGGTCTCGTCCCGCATCTGACGGTGCTGCTCGACGTCTCCCCCGAGACCGCGCGCGAGCGGTTCACCGAGGCCCCCGACCGCCTGGAGTCCGAGCCGAGCGAGTTCCACCAGCGGGTGCGCGCCGGCTTCCTGGCCCTGGCCGCCAGCGACTCCGGCCGCTATCTGGTGATCGACGCCGGCCAGGACCCGGAGTCCGTCACCACGGCGGCCAGGCACCGGCTCGACCAGATGCTGCCGCTCTCCGAGGCCGAGCTGCGGGCCCAGGAGGAGGCCAGGCGCAAGGCCGAGGAGGAGGCGCGCCGGCTCGCCGAGGAGGAGCGCAAGCGCAAGGAGGAAGAGGAGCGCCTGGAGCGCGAGCGCCTTGAGGAGGAGGCCCGCCTGGAGCGCGAGCGCCAGGAGGAGCTGGCCCGGCTCCGCGCCGAGGAGGAGGAGCGCAAGCGCCGCGAGGAGGAGGAGCGCCGCCGCATCGAGGAAGCCCGCAAGGCCGAGGAGGCGCGGTTGCGCGCCGAGGAGGCGCGCCGGATCGCGGAGGAGGAGCGCCGTCGCCGGGAGGCGGAGGAGCAGCTGCGCCGCGAGGAGCAGGAGCGGCTGCGCGCCCGGGCCGAGGAGGAGGCCAGGCTGCGCGCCCAGGCCGAGGAGCGGCGCCGCGAGAAGCAGCGCAAGGCCGAGGAGGCGCTGCTGCGCGCGGAGGAGGCCAGGCTCGCCGCGGCCGACAACGCCACCACGGTGCAGATCCCGCACGCGTACCCGGGCCCCGACAAGGGCGAAGGCAAGACCGCGGGCACGACCACGGGCACGACCGACGGCAAGAACGACGGCAAGGACGACGGCAAGGGGGGCCGTCCGGCGGACAGCGAGGAGACGGCCGTTCTCCCGCGCCCCGAGGACGCGGCGGACTCCGACCGGACGCGCCAGCTGCCGAGGATCGACGAGGAGCCCCCGGCCGCCCCGCGGCGGGCCAGGCCGGAGTGGGCCGAGGAGACCCCGCTCGACGATGTGCCCACGCTCGCCGATGAGTTGCTCGGCCCGCGCCCCGTCGTCGACGAAGCGGACGAGCCCGAGGGCGACGGCGGCTCCAGGGGCCGCGACCGCTGA
- a CDS encoding DNA polymerase III subunit delta' yields MTVWDDLVGQDQAAERLAAAARDADAYVTAVARGEEPELSGSSMTHAWLFTGPPGSGRPTAARAFSAALQCVSPDRALGGQPGCGFCDGCHTSLVGTHADVEIVRTDLLSIGVKETRELVRRAQLSPAGGRWQVIVLEDADRLTEGAGNVLLKAVEEPAPRTVWLLCAPSTEDVLPTIRSRCRQLPLRTPPVAAVADTLIRRDGIEPEVAHAAARATQGHIDRARRLATDERARARRRSVLRLPERVADIGGALRAAQELVDAAAEDAKQVAEELDGKETEELRAALGAVEGKRLPRGTAGVMKDLEDRQKRRATRTQRDALDLALTDLTAFYRDVLAHQLSFSGGLAGGESEESVRRVAGATRPEQTLRRMEAVLDCRRALDRNVAPLLAVEAMTMALR; encoded by the coding sequence ATGACGGTCTGGGACGACCTGGTCGGTCAGGACCAGGCGGCGGAGCGGTTGGCCGCCGCCGCCCGGGACGCGGACGCCTATGTCACGGCGGTCGCGCGGGGCGAGGAGCCCGAGCTGTCCGGCTCGTCGATGACCCACGCCTGGCTGTTCACCGGGCCGCCCGGCTCCGGGCGGCCCACGGCGGCCCGCGCCTTCTCCGCCGCCCTCCAGTGCGTCAGCCCGGACCGCGCGCTGGGCGGTCAGCCCGGCTGCGGATTCTGCGACGGCTGCCACACCTCCCTCGTCGGCACGCACGCCGATGTCGAGATCGTGCGCACCGACCTGCTGAGCATCGGCGTCAAGGAGACCAGGGAGCTGGTGCGCCGGGCCCAGCTCTCGCCCGCCGGCGGACGCTGGCAGGTGATCGTCCTTGAGGACGCAGACCGGCTGACGGAGGGCGCGGGCAACGTGCTGCTCAAGGCCGTCGAGGAGCCGGCCCCTCGCACCGTCTGGCTGCTCTGCGCGCCGTCCACGGAGGATGTGCTGCCCACCATCCGCTCCCGCTGCCGTCAACTGCCGCTGCGCACCCCGCCGGTGGCCGCCGTCGCGGACACGCTGATCCGGCGCGACGGCATCGAGCCCGAGGTGGCCCACGCAGCCGCGCGGGCCACCCAGGGGCATATCGACCGGGCCCGCAGGCTGGCCACCGACGAGCGGGCCAGGGCGCGCCGGCGCTCCGTGCTGCGCCTGCCCGAGCGGGTCGCGGATATCGGCGGCGCGCTGCGGGCCGCCCAGGAGCTGGTGGACGCGGCGGCCGAGGACGCCAAGCAGGTCGCCGAGGAGCTGGACGGCAAGGAGACGGAGGAGCTGCGGGCCGCCCTGGGGGCGGTCGAGGGCAAGCGCCTGCCGCGCGGCACGGCCGGGGTGATGAAGGATCTGGAGGACCGCCAGAAACGCCGGGCCACCCGCACCCAACGCGACGCGCTCGATCTCGCGTTGACGGATCTGACCGCTTTCTACCGCGATGTGCTGGCGCACCAGCTCAGCTTCTCCGGGGGCTTGGCCGGAGGCGAGAGCGAGGAGTCGGTGCGCCGGGTCGCCGGCGCCACCCGTCCGGAGCAGACGCTCCGCCGGATGGAGGCCGTCCTCGACTGCCGGCGGGCCCTTGATCGCAATGTCGCCCCCCTGCTGGCCGTGGAGGCGATGACGATGGCCCTGCGCTGA
- a CDS encoding alpha/beta hydrolase: MRTTGRVVFALVAAGALLVSGCSSDGERPEERAPDVDASDGSTTTEPPDAPPLEPLSEDIPEALLPYYEQDLNWGACGHSEFQCAVLQVPLDYENPDAADDIQLAVTRSRATDSGERIGALLMNPGGPGVSAVDFAQGSAAYLFPSEVRARYDMVGLDPRGTGGSEPVDCLDGPAMDQHSLTDRTPDDDAEVAELIASNETFTQGCQENAGRLLEHVSTIESARDMDVLRQVLGDDRLHYVGFSYGTKLGAVYAGLFPSRVGRLVLDAAMDPRLDTLSTDRQQAGGFETAFRSFAEDCTARDDCPLGQDGADGASERLLDFYAQVDAEPLPTGEDRPLTESLANTGVAYALYAEHLWPTLREALTAAVEDGDGAQLLRLADEYNGRGPGGEYATDMFAFRAISCLDSPAGNADADAVREQLASYQEASPTFGADFAWDTLLCAAWPVEPSGGPVSIEAAGADDILVVGTTRDPATPYAWAEGLADQLSSGVLLTYDGDGHTAYGGTSACVDAAVNDYLLAHTTPEEGTTC, translated from the coding sequence ATGCGTACCACAGGCCGTGTCGTCTTCGCCCTGGTCGCCGCGGGCGCGCTGCTCGTCTCCGGCTGCTCGTCCGACGGCGAGCGCCCCGAGGAACGCGCCCCCGACGTCGACGCCTCCGACGGCTCGACGACCACGGAACCACCCGACGCCCCACCCCTCGAACCGCTGTCCGAGGACATCCCCGAGGCCCTTCTCCCCTACTACGAGCAGGACTTGAACTGGGGAGCCTGCGGCCACTCCGAGTTCCAGTGCGCCGTGCTGCAGGTCCCGCTGGACTACGAGAACCCCGACGCCGCCGACGATATCCAGCTGGCGGTCACCCGTTCCCGCGCGACGGACTCGGGGGAGCGCATCGGCGCCCTCCTGATGAACCCGGGCGGCCCCGGCGTCTCGGCCGTCGACTTCGCGCAGGGCTCAGCGGCATACCTCTTCCCCAGCGAGGTGCGCGCCCGCTACGACATGGTGGGCCTCGACCCCCGGGGCACCGGCGGCAGCGAGCCCGTCGACTGCCTCGACGGACCCGCCATGGACCAGCACAGCCTCACCGACCGCACCCCGGACGACGACGCCGAGGTGGCGGAGCTGATCGCCAGCAACGAGACGTTCACCCAGGGCTGCCAGGAGAACGCCGGCCGGCTGCTCGAACACGTCTCGACCATCGAGTCCGCCCGCGACATGGATGTGCTGCGCCAGGTGCTCGGCGACGACAGGCTGCACTACGTCGGCTTCTCCTACGGCACCAAGCTCGGCGCCGTCTACGCCGGCCTCTTCCCCAGCAGGGTGGGGCGCCTGGTGCTGGACGCCGCGATGGACCCCCGCCTCGACACCCTCAGCACGGACCGCCAGCAGGCCGGCGGTTTTGAGACGGCCTTCCGCTCCTTCGCCGAGGACTGCACCGCCCGCGACGACTGCCCGTTGGGCCAGGACGGGGCCGACGGCGCGTCCGAGCGGCTGCTCGACTTCTACGCCCAGGTCGACGCCGAGCCGCTGCCCACCGGCGAGGACCGCCCGCTCACCGAATCGCTGGCCAACACCGGCGTGGCCTACGCGCTCTACGCCGAACACCTCTGGCCCACGCTGCGGGAGGCCCTCACCGCCGCCGTCGAGGACGGCGACGGGGCCCAACTGCTGCGCCTCGCCGACGAGTACAACGGGCGTGGGCCCGGCGGCGAGTACGCCACCGACATGTTCGCCTTCCGGGCCATCAGCTGCCTGGACAGCCCGGCGGGCAACGCCGACGCGGACGCCGTGCGGGAGCAACTCGCCTCCTACCAGGAGGCCTCGCCCACCTTCGGCGCGGACTTCGCCTGGGACACCCTGCTCTGTGCCGCGTGGCCGGTCGAGCCGTCAGGCGGCCCGGTCTCCATCGAGGCCGCCGGCGCCGACGACATCCTGGTCGTCGGCACCACGCGGGACCCGGCCACCCCGTACGCCTGGGCCGAGGGGCTGGCGGACCAGCTCTCCTCCGGCGTCCTCCTCACCTACGACGGCGACGGCCACACCGCCTACGGCGGCACCAGCGCCTGCGTGGACGCCGCGGTGAACGACTATCTGTTGGCGCATACCACTCCCGAGGAGGGTACGACCTGCTGA
- a CDS encoding zf-HC2 domain-containing protein — MPCNRYRSAISARTAGTALPPEITEQLLDHHLTSCLDCRRWSKHLSTLRATTDDLLRRRPTGAPPKPV; from the coding sequence ATGCCCTGTAACCGCTACCGCTCGGCCATATCGGCAAGAACCGCGGGGACCGCGCTGCCCCCGGAGATCACCGAGCAGCTGCTCGACCACCATCTGACCAGCTGCCTCGACTGCCGCCGCTGGTCCAAACACCTCAGCACCCTCCGCGCCACCACCGACGACCTCCTCCGCCGCCGCCCCACGGGGGCACCCCCCAAACCCGTGTAG